One window of Desulfovibrio sp. Fe33 genomic DNA carries:
- a CDS encoding IclR family transcriptional regulator — protein MSTTDKYYMMRSLEKALYVVETMATRSKWELKDLSAACSIPKGTLQRILRTLEDLGYVRQVERGGAYALSLKFYKLGKQIASQSSIVPMVQPIMLKLRDKVNETVNLSTLSGVDMVVIHQIASHHALQMDSIVGTSFPASLSASGIVFLAFLPEEDLRAFIKDLRRSNSDINSEKIIRLYNDIEDAREKGIGLDFEELFKGIRCIAAPVFDDAGNIVSTISCSVPTVRLDRALSQKLLQEIPAAAEEASKLLEAPSHSFKFDMEEITRRLIAP, from the coding sequence ATGTCCACTACAGACAAGTATTACATGATGCGTTCTCTGGAAAAGGCCCTTTACGTCGTCGAGACGATGGCGACCAGGAGCAAGTGGGAACTGAAGGATCTCAGCGCGGCCTGCTCGATTCCCAAGGGAACCTTGCAGCGCATTCTGCGCACTCTCGAAGACCTCGGCTACGTCCGTCAGGTCGAACGCGGCGGAGCCTACGCCCTGAGCCTGAAGTTCTACAAGTTGGGAAAGCAGATAGCGTCGCAGAGCAGCATCGTGCCCATGGTTCAGCCCATCATGCTGAAACTGCGGGACAAGGTGAACGAAACCGTCAATCTGAGCACCCTCTCCGGCGTGGACATGGTGGTCATCCACCAGATAGCCTCCCACCACGCCCTGCAAATGGACTCCATCGTCGGGACTTCCTTTCCCGCGAGCCTTTCCGCGTCCGGCATAGTCTTTCTCGCCTTCCTGCCCGAAGAGGATCTACGCGCCTTCATCAAGGACCTGAGGCGAAGCAACTCGGACATCAACAGCGAAAAGATCATCCGGCTCTACAATGACATTGAAGACGCCAGGGAAAAGGGTATCGGCCTGGATTTCGAGGAGCTGTTCAAGGGCATTCGGTGCATCGCCGCCCCGGTTTTCGACGACGCGGGGAACATCGTGTCGACCATAAGCTGCTCGGTACCCACAGTGCGGCTGGACAGGGCGTTGTCCCAAAAGCTCCTCCAGGAAATCCCGGCGGCGGCGGAGGAAGCTTCCAAGCTGCTCGAAGCCCCGTCCCATTCCTTCAAATTCGACATGGAGGAGATCACCAGGCGGCTCATAGCTCCCTAG